A region from the Arthrobacter gengyunqii genome encodes:
- a CDS encoding cell division protein SepF, whose protein sequence is MAGAMRRTMIYLGLADGEEPYESEQKSQRDAPVRSAEEYTPEYERPERSDRSERSDRTDRTERSDRDAEQAPAPVVRTAVEEYRAPVTPIKRAPSSREEVAGLRQITTVHPRSYNDAKIIGESFRDGIPVIMNVTDMGEADAKRLVDFSAGLVFGLRGSIERVTNKVFLLSPSYVEVLGDDKKVSESQSAFFNQS, encoded by the coding sequence ATGGCTGGCGCAATGCGCAGGACAATGATCTACCTTGGGCTCGCCGACGGTGAAGAGCCCTACGAGTCTGAGCAGAAAAGCCAGCGGGATGCCCCGGTGCGCAGCGCCGAGGAATACACCCCGGAATACGAGCGCCCCGAGCGTTCCGACCGGTCAGAGCGTTCCGACCGGACCGACCGCACCGAGCGGTCCGACCGCGACGCCGAGCAGGCCCCGGCACCCGTGGTCCGCACCGCCGTCGAAGAATACCGAGCACCCGTGACGCCGATCAAGCGCGCGCCGTCATCCCGAGAGGAAGTGGCTGGCTTGCGCCAGATCACCACCGTTCACCCCCGTTCCTACAACGACGCCAAGATCATTGGGGAGAGCTTCCGGGACGGGATTCCCGTGATCATGAATGTCACCGACATGGGTGAAGCGGACGCCAAGCGCCTGGTCGATTTCTCTGCTGGCCTTGTCTTTGGCCTGCGCGGTAGCATTGAGCGCGTGACCAACAAGGTCTTCCTCCTGTCGCCTTCCTATGTGGAGGTGCTGGGGGATGACAAAAAAGTCAGTGAATCCCAGTCGGCATTCTTCAACCAGAGCTGA